The following proteins come from a genomic window of Pseudomonas marvdashtae:
- a CDS encoding MFS transporter codes for MTTAPSSTATSAQPARPLTRNDYKTLSLSALGGALEFYDFIIFVFFATVVGKLFFPAEMPEWLRLMQTFGIFAAGYLARPLGGIVMAHFGDLLGRKKMFTLSIFMMAVPTLIMGLLPTYAQIGMWAPILLLLMRVIQGAAIGGEVPGAWVFVSEHVPARHIGYACGTLTCGLTAGILLGSLVATAINSLYTPVEVADYAWRIPFLLGGVFGLFSVYLRRWLHETPVFAELQLRKALAEEVPLRAVLRDHRGAIAISMLLTWLLSAGVIVVILMTPTVLQTVYHFSPTTALQANSLAIVFLSFGCIGAGVLADRFGAGRVFVFGSGLLLVTFWTFYHSLFEHPDWLFPLYALSGLLVGTIGAVPYVMVNAFPAVVRFSGLSFSYNLAYAIFGGLTPMIVTLLLKESPMGPAYYVAIICGIGMVVGGYLWKKGR; via the coding sequence ATGACCACTGCGCCTTCGAGCACGGCGACGTCCGCACAACCCGCCCGTCCGCTGACCCGTAATGACTACAAGACCCTGTCGCTTTCTGCCTTGGGCGGTGCGCTGGAGTTCTACGATTTCATCATTTTCGTGTTCTTCGCCACCGTGGTCGGCAAGCTGTTCTTTCCCGCCGAGATGCCCGAATGGCTGCGCCTGATGCAAACGTTTGGCATCTTTGCCGCCGGTTATCTGGCCCGGCCGCTGGGCGGGATCGTCATGGCCCACTTCGGTGACCTGCTGGGCCGCAAGAAAATGTTCACCCTGAGCATTTTCATGATGGCGGTGCCCACCTTGATCATGGGCTTGCTGCCGACATATGCGCAGATCGGCATGTGGGCGCCGATCCTCTTGTTGCTGATGCGGGTGATTCAGGGCGCGGCCATCGGCGGCGAAGTGCCTGGGGCCTGGGTATTCGTTTCCGAGCATGTGCCAGCGCGCCACATCGGCTATGCCTGCGGCACCCTGACCTGTGGCCTGACGGCGGGGATTCTGCTGGGGTCGCTGGTGGCCACCGCCATTAATAGCCTCTATACACCGGTGGAAGTGGCGGATTACGCCTGGCGGATCCCGTTCCTGCTGGGCGGTGTGTTCGGCTTGTTCTCGGTGTATCTGCGCCGCTGGCTCCACGAAACCCCGGTATTCGCCGAGCTGCAGCTGCGCAAGGCCCTGGCCGAAGAGGTACCGCTGCGGGCCGTGCTGCGCGACCATCGCGGCGCAATCGCCATTTCGATGCTGCTGACCTGGCTGCTGTCGGCCGGGGTCATCGTCGTCATCCTGATGACGCCGACGGTGCTGCAGACTGTGTATCACTTCAGCCCGACGACGGCATTGCAGGCCAATAGCCTGGCGATTGTGTTCCTGAGTTTCGGTTGCATTGGCGCGGGTGTGCTGGCCGACCGTTTCGGTGCGGGGCGGGTGTTTGTCTTCGGCAGCGGTTTGCTGCTCGTCACGTTCTGGACCTTCTACCACAGCTTGTTCGAGCACCCTGACTGGTTGTTCCCGCTCTACGCCTTGAGCGGTTTGCTGGTGGGCACCATCGGCGCGGTGCCTTACGTCATGGTCAATGCGTTCCCGGCCGTGGTGCGCTTCAGTGGCCTGTCGTTTTCCTACAACCTGGCCTACGCAATCTTCGGCGGATTGACACCGATGATCGTGACCTTGCTGTTGAAAGAGAGCCCGATGGGGCCAGCGTATTACGTGGCGATCATCTGCGGGATCGGGATGGTGGTGGGCGGTTATCTTTGGAAGAAGGGTCGCTAA
- a CDS encoding acyl-CoA thioesterase: MIELEQEDPIPQGDLALQITALPRDTNGFGDIFGGWLVSQMDLAGTAMASKVAGGRVATVAIDRMAFLVPVAVGAQLSFYTQALEIGRSSIQMMVEVWSDDPLSSEWRKVTEAVFVFVAIDGSGRTRSVPPRAR; this comes from the coding sequence ATGATAGAGCTCGAACAAGAAGATCCGATTCCGCAAGGCGACCTGGCCCTGCAAATCACCGCGCTTCCTCGCGACACCAACGGCTTTGGCGATATTTTTGGCGGCTGGCTGGTGTCCCAGATGGACCTCGCCGGCACCGCGATGGCCAGCAAAGTGGCCGGCGGACGCGTGGCAACCGTGGCCATTGATCGCATGGCATTCCTGGTGCCGGTGGCCGTCGGCGCGCAGTTGTCGTTCTATACCCAGGCCCTGGAAATCGGTCGCAGCTCGATCCAGATGATGGTTGAAGTCTGGAGCGACGACCCGCTGTCCAGTGAATGGCGCAAGGTCACCGAAGCGGTGTTTGTATTTGTCGCCATTGATGGCAGTGGTCGCACCCGCTCGGTTCCGCCACGCGCCCGTTAA
- a CDS encoding D-hexose-6-phosphate mutarotase produces the protein MPTPNVEAVKLDELNGWRIRHGQAELLVAQQGAHVLSYQVDGQPPLIWLNDQATFKSGKSIRAGVPVCWPWFGNLTRNPDSVQAMRVSNEPATAHGLVRAMDWELKGIEAEGESLKIEFVLPYPENGLSGWPHHVDLTLTIVMDEQLHIHLTSHNRGSETVSLSQALHSYFAVSDVRNVHVDGVDGLRYIETLDDWNIHSQAGDLHFAGETDRIYLDTPPTLSIVDAHWNRRIELASVGSRSAVVWNPWTERAKAFSDMADDGWQRMLCIETANVMDDVVTLLPDARHTLGVSIASKPL, from the coding sequence ATGCCTACGCCTAACGTCGAAGCCGTCAAACTGGATGAACTGAACGGTTGGCGCATCCGCCACGGTCAGGCCGAGTTGCTGGTGGCCCAGCAAGGCGCGCATGTCCTCAGCTATCAAGTGGACGGCCAGCCGCCGTTGATCTGGCTCAACGACCAGGCCACGTTCAAGAGCGGTAAGAGCATCCGCGCCGGCGTGCCGGTGTGCTGGCCATGGTTCGGCAACCTGACACGCAACCCCGACAGCGTCCAGGCGATGCGCGTCAGCAACGAACCGGCCACGGCCCACGGCTTGGTGCGAGCGATGGATTGGGAACTCAAGGGCATCGAGGCCGAGGGCGAAAGCCTGAAGATCGAATTCGTCTTGCCCTACCCGGAAAACGGCCTCTCGGGCTGGCCCCACCACGTAGACCTGACGCTGACGATCGTGATGGACGAGCAACTGCATATCCACCTCACCAGCCATAACCGGGGCAGCGAAACCGTCAGCCTCAGCCAGGCGCTGCACAGCTATTTCGCTGTCAGCGACGTGCGTAACGTACACGTCGACGGTGTGGATGGCTTGCGCTATATCGAGACCCTGGACGATTGGAACATCCACTCCCAGGCCGGTGATTTGCATTTTGCCGGCGAAACGGACCGTATCTACCTCGATACGCCACCGACGCTGAGCATCGTGGACGCGCATTGGAATCGACGGATCGAGTTGGCCAGCGTCGGCTCGCGCTCGGCGGTAGTCTGGAACCCGTGGACCGAACGGGCCAAGGCTTTCAGCGACATGGCCGATGATGGCTGGCAGCGCATGCTGTGCATCGAGACGGCGAATGTGATGGACGATGTGGTGACGCTGTTGCCCGACGCTCGTCATACGCTGGGTGTGAGCATCGCCAGCAAGCCGCTCTAG
- a CDS encoding DUF3299 domain-containing protein, which yields MRRLVLTLLLLGSGLAHAAELAETDWLELMPKSDQKALEAMPEIDHNSPEASGTFTEKGGLKQSKGLPAVMYSAKTVASMNDKHIRLGGYPVPLETDAKGRSTLFFLVPYPGACIHVPPPPPNQLVLVRYPKGLKLDDIYTPLWVTGTLKIEKVDNDLASAAYAMEAEKVRVVVDADL from the coding sequence ATGCGCCGTTTAGTGTTGACCCTTCTTCTACTGGGCAGTGGCCTGGCCCATGCCGCCGAGCTGGCGGAAACCGACTGGCTCGAACTGATGCCAAAGTCCGACCAGAAAGCCCTCGAGGCCATGCCTGAGATCGACCACAACTCCCCCGAAGCCAGCGGCACCTTCACCGAAAAGGGCGGCCTGAAGCAGAGCAAAGGCTTGCCGGCGGTGATGTATTCGGCCAAGACCGTGGCGTCGATGAACGACAAGCACATCCGCCTGGGTGGTTATCCGGTTCCTTTGGAAACTGATGCCAAGGGCCGGAGCACATTGTTTTTCCTGGTGCCTTATCCCGGTGCCTGCATCCACGTCCCGCCACCGCCGCCCAATCAACTGGTGCTGGTGCGCTATCCCAAGGGCCTGAAGCTTGACGATATCTACACGCCACTGTGGGTCACCGGCACGCTGAAAATCGAAAAGGTCGACAACGACCTGGCGAGCGCCGCGTATGCGATGGAGGCGGAGAAGGTGAGGGTGGTAGTGGACGCGGATCTGTAA
- a CDS encoding GlsB/YeaQ/YmgE family stress response membrane protein translates to MGIIGTILIGLIVGLLARFLKPGDDSMGWIMTILLGIGGSLAATYGGQALGIYQAGEGAGFLGALVGAVVLLVIYGLIKRN, encoded by the coding sequence ATGGGAATCATCGGAACCATCTTAATCGGCTTGATCGTCGGCCTGCTGGCGCGCTTCCTCAAACCGGGCGATGACAGCATGGGCTGGATCATGACCATCCTGCTCGGTATCGGCGGTTCGTTGGCGGCCACTTACGGCGGCCAGGCCTTGGGTATCTATCAGGCGGGCGAAGGCGCTGGTTTCCTCGGTGCCCTGGTGGGCGCGGTGGTATTGCTGGTGATCTACGGCTTGATCAAAAGAAACTGA
- a CDS encoding type II toxin-antitoxin system VapC family toxin, whose amino-acid sequence MSLVYISDTNIWIDFRNAGLLEHMFKLPFTLCCTDFVLQELEDFSHDELLAFGLIVESFDGPGVARLFNLKIEHNNSSLADVSCYLLAQDTGRPLLTGDGKLRRQAQRDGLQVYGALWLLDSMVMTGVIPPVLAANALENMLGHGARLPTAECDARLSAWRKP is encoded by the coding sequence ATGAGTCTGGTCTACATCAGCGATACGAATATCTGGATCGATTTCAGAAATGCCGGGTTGCTGGAGCACATGTTCAAGTTGCCATTCACACTTTGCTGCACAGACTTCGTGCTACAAGAGCTTGAGGACTTTTCTCATGACGAGTTACTTGCCTTTGGGTTGATTGTCGAGTCTTTCGATGGTCCTGGGGTGGCTCGACTTTTCAATCTCAAGATCGAGCACAACAATAGCTCGCTGGCAGACGTCTCTTGCTACCTACTCGCGCAAGATACGGGTAGACCACTTCTGACAGGAGATGGCAAGCTCAGGCGCCAAGCACAACGAGATGGCCTACAAGTATATGGAGCGCTGTGGCTGCTGGACTCAATGGTCATGACCGGGGTGATCCCTCCAGTGCTTGCTGCCAACGCGCTGGAAAATATGCTAGGACACGGAGCGCGCCTCCCCACTGCCGAATGCGACGCAAGGCTTTCGGCCTGGCGAAAGCCCTGA